TCTCCAGGATGATACACTTTATTATATTGATACACCTACACTTAAAGTGGCAGCATATGATTTTGAGCCTATCAATGGGACTATATGTATGAAATTATAAACAATATTATCTGCAACATGTTTGGTTGATCAAAAAtagaaattgcaaaaaatatttttcatttatagccAACAAAAGCATTGCCTTTGACCTTcagaaaaataatgtttctggATTGCCTGATGGTATGACTATAGATACAGATGGAAATCTTTGGATAGCTTTATACAATGGGGGTGGTGTAAGTATTaacattgaaatttttacaTATCATTAGAAGTATTTACAGAATAATAATGTACTTAACAAATAGGTGATCAATGTAAATCCTCATACTGGTGATATATTACATTTTGTGGAATTACCTGTTAAAAAAGTAACTAGTTGTACGTTTGGAGGTCCTCTTTTGGatactttatatgtaactaCATCCAGCCGTAATTTAACTGCAGAGGAACAAGTAAAAGAACCATATGCTGGTTATGTCTTTGCTGTGCACAATTTAGGAGTACATGGTTTCCCTGCAAACTCATATGACCTGTcaaataaatttacataaatcaaattgtataaatattctacaaatgtacaaatatataaaacacATTTCCTTAGCACTAAGTCGCTACAATAACAAATAACACAGTATGTAATGTACAGATTTAAAAATGTCACAGTTTGTAATAAttctaataaagaaataaacttCACAAGCTAAAAAATAATCACTATTGAATTTTTACTTAATACAATTAAATAGAGGTGTGTGTCTGCACACAGGTATGTAATCTTTGAATAGTTTTATACAATGGGGATAATATAAGtattaacattaaaatttttatataccaTTAGAAGTATTTACAGAATAATAATGTACTTAATAAATAGATAATTAATGTAAATCCTCATACTGATGATACATTATGTTTTGTGAAATTATTTGTTACAAAAGTAACTAATTGTGAATTTGAAGATCCCTTTTTggatactttatatgtaataatatCTAGCCGTGATTTTACTGCAGAGAAATAAGTAGAACAACCATATACTGGTTATGTCTTTATTGTGCAAGGTttagaaattgtaataaattgttaAATCAACTCACCTTATAATTGACACACtcttaacaaattttcagccttaattattattattgatgttAATATTTATGTTATGTTACAATTCATATTTTAAGTATGCAACAGTATATATTCCGTTTTTCATCAAAGTAACCccaattttttatcaattcaaaagttttttgaaaatgttgattCTTGCAatatattgccaaaaattttggtTACAAACATTTCTTCATCAAGTCGACGTAAATATCGGAAAAATCGTAACGACCGTTACGATGAACATCctgtgtacatatgtataataaGCAAAACTTAAAGATCAAACTTATGTTAAtcgatttcgataattttgaattttaacttGCGTGGTTGGCTGCCATCAGGTAGCCGGGATAATAACCTGACCTGACTTGACTCGACCTGGTTTAACCTAATTTAATATAACGTAATCGTTGAGTGCATACCTACATATAATAGATGCAATATTCATTGCATAGTACCAACAACTTTTTATCCATAGTTTGGAAACTAAGGTCGAGCAGTGGTTATATACAGGAAAAAGTTGTTTCCTAAATAATTACCGTATGTTTTGTAAAGTATTTAAGTTATACAGGGTATCCCAGTAAAAATAgtactataatttttatttaaactataagagtaagaaacaaattttttatatacaccataaaaagaaatatataataaaaattatttgatattaaAATGCTTATTATATGGTCATATTGATTTTTTTATAGGTGTTAAGAGTCATGTAAGAGAGATTATGTATAATAAACTAACTTACTTCTTTTACATGTACATTTTTGTACACATGTCGTTAATGATTCAATTGTGTTTTGAGTTTCATCAGATTTTATTGAAGCATATGCTATAATAATTTGTTGCTTGGTATATTTATATGTTATATACCATATCTTTAGTgtttacgataaaaaataatctGAGGTTGGTAAGTTTAATGATCTAATTGATCACGATACTAGTTCTTCATGTCTTATCCAATAGTTTTAAATTTTTTGGTCATTTTGTTTAAGGTTATGAAAGAATAATGTGTTAGACATTCATTGTGCTTGAACCATATTATTTCATGTGTACCCAATGGTATTTCTTCTAATAAAACTCTTAGAAGAAgagtttcaaataaatattgaatacaCATTTTTATTAAGAATTCTCTCAGTAAAATAAAGACCaagaatttcattattaaagatTCCACATTATACTTGTCACATTGAAGAATACATTATACAAGAAGTTACTAACAACACTTAAAGACATTAAGCAATAAATTATTGCACCATGCATCATTTCAAATCTAATatttaaagtaaaaatattgacTTCACTGCTCTTGTGTTataggtatttgtatttgtctTATGAGCTATTAGAGGATATAGGTtaccactaaaaaaaaaaacagaattgaCCTTCATACCTCTTCAGCAAAATAAGTTATACACAGATAAATTATTGATATAAAAAATACTGGCTGTCATTGAAAAAAGCAGAAATGACCTTCATATGATGATCTTTTTAatactaaataatttttatttaaaaaattttttttgttactCTTGTAGTTGAAAAGGGACATCCTGTATATTGAACTATTTTATCTCACTGCATTAtctctaataataatttatatgtatatgAGAATATGTGAAGATAATATAAGTGATACAGAAACAAAATTCTACTTAAAAAATGATAAGCAAATTTATTTACAACAGCACTGACCTTACTGGTTTCAACTTTCTTGAAATATATTGGAGGGAGGATACTCCTGAGTGtgctaatataaaaaataatttttacacttATTAGTTTTAAAGATATTTGTATTAGAATTTAAGTGTAAATTACTggtttttaatgaaacttacataTAATACAGTTTTTAGAAACATATTTGacacaaattttttttatatttgctaTTATGCATATCTAGGGGGTGAAATTAGTCCTCAAAGTTGGAAGAGAAAACTACATTTTCCTGCATGACCGAAACTACGCTAACTTTTATTAAAAGGatcaaacaaaaattttcaaatataggcATTTTCCATACTATACTATATATTGGcaaaaaagtatgaaaattgaaaatttgttaacatattgtttaaataaattgatattttgaaaaacTGTTTGGAAACTTAAATTCGTTATTCAAAAATatgcaatttttttaaacaacttttttctagatttcatcattttcgaaatattgagGAAAATGTACTTTTTTCCTCCAACTTTGAGGGCTAATTTCACCTCCTAGATATGCATAAtagcaaatataaaaaaaattggtatgaaatatttttctaaaaactaTATTATATGTAAGATTCACTAAAAAGGGGCGATTTACACTTAAGTGATGTCCCTTGTTAATACACTTTAACGGGCGTAAGGTTATGAGTAATTACTCATTTACTTATGACAAATCAACAAAACTCTAGACACCTAATGTTTTACAAGACTTTTGAGAttaaaaacttgaaaattttgaatgttttgaACTTTATTGCAACTTTTAACTGTTACGTCAGAACAAATTGTAAATGTTATGTAAACACggaaaattatgaaatataaGGATCCTACCACATGAGTATTTCGAGAAAACACAAACGCAATCTTTTGTACGacatttgaacaatattttatgcaaaatatgaaatgtattattaaatattttaattaacgtaAATATTTACGTTTTTGTATATTGTatgaatttcttttcatttttaaaattttattatattttaaacgtaTGTTGTATTTAATTATTGCTTTCATTATCAATATGTCACATATGATATAATTACTTCATACTATTTTTAATGGTAACTTATCTATTCTTTATGTTGTAATAAATTATGATAATGGAGGAGAACAGCTTTTATCTGTGATATGTAATACCcatatacaaatatatctgcATCTGTGAGAAATCATTAATTTACATTGCATAATACAGATCTTGCGTTACTACCATACGTTAGGTTAATActcaataaataaatttcatatcCGATATATTCAAATCAATTTTAGTTACATAAGGAAGGACCGTAAGTATTACTTCACTGAATACTATACAATGTTATAAATATACCAaaaaatatatgtgtgtgtgtgtatcttCAAAAGATTTACAAGGATTACAATTGTTCTACAGCACTTACATTgtgtgtatttgtatttgtgtgTGTTTGGATGTTATTATACATATACTTACAATTATTCTGTAGAAAAATGTCAGATGTGACTGTGGAACCAATAGTAGGACCATACATCCTTGGTGAAGGTCCACATTGGGATTATGTCTCCAAGAAGTTGTATTTTGTTGATATAATTGGCCAAAAGATAATCAGATATGATCCTTTAACAAAGATTCTTACATCTGCCTTTCtaggtaaatatttatacacttattatttataatttccttCATAGGTATATAACATCAGTTTTCTTATCATTAGAAGATAGAACTGTTGGATTTGCGATTCCTGTTGATGGTGTTTGTGATAAACTAATAGCAGGAACTAATACAGATCTTGTTTTAATTACGTGGGATGGAGAAAAAGATCTTGCCAAATGTGTAACTCAAACATTGGCCACTGCAGACAGCAAAAGTACCGAAACTAGGTGGAACGATGCAAAAGTAGATTGTTCTGGAAGACTTTGGGCTGGTTGGTTGAGCATATTTGTCGTTTTCtaagaaaatgtattattatgTAAGTTTTTACactatacaataatataattttactaGGAACAATGAGCTTAGAGAAAGATGATGGAACATTTGTACCCAACAAGGGATCTCTCTATTGCATGGGTAATGACCTTGTGCTGAAAAAACAAGTAACTCCTGTAACTATAAGTAATGGATTAGCTTGGAGTCATAACGAAGACACACTTTATTACATTGATTCGATGAGCTATCAGGTAGTGGCATATGATTACAACTCTCAAACTGGAGCTATATGTAAGAAATTTACAATGTACCTTATATGATGCAACACGTTTTCTATTAAGTAAATTAACATGTTTAATTAACTCTTTTTTTTATAGGTAATAAGAGAACTATCTTTGATattcgaaaaaataatattcctgGAGTTCCAGATGGCATGACTATAGATACAAGTGGGAATCTTTGGGTTGCTTTATATGGTGGAGGTGGTGTAAGTATTTAATTAGTATGAAACCCACTGGATCAATAAATAATTGACGTtaacattctaaaaaaaatttactaattAGATACTGCAAATAAAACCGGAAACAGGTGAATTGTTGCGTTATATCAAAATCAATCATGTCAAAAACGTAACCAGCGTAGCGTTTGGCGATGCTGAACTCGACACCTTATATGTAACAACATCACGTTTTCGTTCAAGTGAAGATGAATTAAAAGAGCAACCACATGCTGGTTACTTGTTTAGTATAAAGGGTCTGGGCGTACGTGGTTTGCCTGCGAACTCATTTAAACTGCCAAATAAATTAACATAGatgaaattgtataaatatttcacagatgtacaaatatataaaacacATTTCCTTAATTCTAAGTCGTTACAATAACAAATGACACAGTATGTAATGTACAGATACAAAAATGTTGCAGTTTGTAATAATCctgataaagaaataaatttcacaAGTTGAAAAATGATCATTGTTAAATTCTTATTTAATACAAGtaaatagtattttaaatatatatatgtatatatatttttttttaatgaaaaagacATTCTTATAAATTATTCATTAGAAAATGTACAGATTTCGCTAATAGCTAATTACATTTGTCTTTCTTGTTATTTTTTACATACAAAGAAAAGTTTTCAGTTGCTGAATGTACACagtagaaaaataatgtattgttttattaatatGCAAAAACATTTCCCTGGAATTAttgtgaaataatatttatcgttacgTGTGCTATCTCGATTGTTATTAGAACACCGTGAAAATAAACGATATTCAAGCACTGTCATCCTGAGGCGTACTTAAcacgtgaaaaattcaattcttgaTTATTTCCACGATTTAGAATACATGTATTATTATCTATTCTCGTATGTGACATTTAAATGGTTCATATAGAATGATTCCATTAGACACAGAAGTGAGAAGGCTAGCAATCTATATTTCAGTCGTCTTCAATGGAAATGAAAACTGTATGATTGCAAAGgtgatagaaaatatttttcgcatgaCTATGCACCTTATGAATAATACATCACGAACACTGTAAATTGCGGATGACGATCGCaattttctattaataataTATCAATGAAGGAAAATCGAATGTTGGACTATCAAGGCagaggaaaaaaggaaaagaacctaattttcttttcattttggaCATTCAATCATCTAATGTTATAATCTCAACGCTATCATTAGCtggtttttctccttttttgctAGAAACGCTACTCGATTTTCCTCTGGGTAAATCAAATATGGTCATGCAATCTGTGTTCGATGGCCTCAAAGGGTCTGATATTTTCTGTGGGACTACACTCACACTGGAAGATAAATTCTTTGGATATTCCATGGTTGGTTTTATCTGTACCTTTTGCTGAGGTATAATTTCCAAATGCGAATGTTGCTTTAGCTGAGAAAGCATTGATAGAGCCTCTACGGAGCTCCCTTGAGGAAATGAACTGGAAAGGGAACTTGAGGTATCTACGGCGGCTGGTGGTTTCGTTTTTGCAGACGACTTTTTATAATTCGTATACTTTATACTTGGACCTTTCAGCCCAGTTTGAGGATTCACCGGACTTACAGAGATTCCGCTCAGTTCGGGCGGTATGAAAGGTGGTTGTGCCATAGATGAGTTACCAGGCATTGCATTCAACAAATTAGAGAAGTTGCTAGATAACGTGGGCATTGTTTTAGCCGGTTTTGTTTTTCTCATCGGGTTTTGCATATTCACCTGTGAATATGGCCGCtgcgaatttttcttcgataataATTTGTGTTGCAACGACGTTCCCGAATGAGAAGTGGGTACGTTCATTGGTAGCGTTTGCTTCAGATTCATCGATGGACCTATTACCGAGTGTGCAACCTGGGGTACTACAGTTGGATTTGTAGTAGCACTACTTTTTAATGGAGAATGCGATAAAGAGGGATTGTGCGCCGGTTGGGGTTCGGTAAGTGACTTTGATACTCGAATTTGAGGTGCAGTCATTTGTTTAGGTGGACTGGTTTTAACATGCTGAATGATAGATGGTTTTAGAAGGGAAACTTGAGTGGATGGTGGCTGTAGAACTGGTTTTGCAGGCTGAGATATCTGTAGTGATTTTGAAAGTTGAATTGGTAACGTGTCGCTTTGTGAACTTTGTTTAGAAGGTTTGCTTTTGGGCAGTACTGTGTTCACTGGCGTTATCGATATACTAGGTCTATCTTTAGTAATTGATGCGGTGGTACTCGTTGTTTTTGTCGTAGTTGCTTGCTGATACATTGGTGTGGAGCGTACAGTGGAGGCCGTGGAGTTACTTAAACTCAACAGTTGTTGTACCATTAGGTTGTTTAAGTTACCTAAATTGCTCATATTGGGAGTGGTGTTGATACTAGAGGTGGATGTGCTCATTGTAGGTACATTGCTGATGTTAGATGCTGTAGCAATTGTGTTATTTAAGCCACCAGTCAGATTGGATAGCGAAGAGAGATTGTTTTGATATTGTCTCAGAATATCTTGGTAACTACTACCCATTTGGTTTAAGTAATTCATGGCTGACAAGGGATCCATCATACTACCACTTAAACCACTGGTAAATATAGCGGATAGTATGTTTGGATCGACCAGTGGATGCATGAAGTAAGGATTCATCAAAGAACGATTTCCAGATGCTCCCATGTAATTAGCAAAGTTAGTTTTTGCATTAAACTGATTCATCGCACTGCTACCTTGCTGCATGGCCTGTAAATACTTGTTAACGTTGGGTGGCCGTCCTCTTGGACGACCAGTAGATGTCAGACTTCTATATGGTTTCCGGCTTTGAGACGATTGTGGCGATGCTGAACTAACCTGAGGTTGAGTTGTGACCACCTGTTTAAATACATATTGAAAGCATGTATACATTAATGATAACCTCTGTGGAGCCAAAGTGTGCCTACAAGGCATATTGAAGTgtattaaatgtaaaaaatatagaagTTGAAGGATTGAACAACTTACAGGAGTTGGAGACACAGCTTGAGGCTGTATCTGAGTGTCTGTGGTAGGTTTGTCGAGACCGGAAAAGAATTTGCTCAAAACTTTGCGATTACAATTATAATCATTACAAAATTTTGTAGCAATTTCCAAAATGTTTCCTTCCAAGTTCTGCCAATTATTAAAATGTTTAGTTATTTTGtgtgattaatttttaaaatatcttcacattttattataaatataaacttaCTTTATTACCGACATATGTTTTGTATGTATCTACTAGCAAAGTAGAAAGTGTTTGTATAGTTTGCTCTTTAGTTTGAAAACTTTTTATGGCTCTCTGATATACCCAATATGTATCAAGAAGTACTTGGGTTCTAGCATCTGGATTTTTGTTAGATGTGGGATCAGAAATAGTTGATCCCATTAATTGTACTTTTGTCCTAAGAGACTGTAAGCAGAGAGTTAGTGCTTGACGAGACAGTTGCTCTCTTTCTGTATCGCGCAAATATTtcctagaaaaataatttatagattTCATGAAAATAATGTTTTTAATATGTACTTATGAAGTCATCAATATAAAAtgtcatttatttattaatttattatgctaAAAACCTAAaggaaatgaaatatgtttaatttAAAAGTGTACTTGTCTGATTCTGGTATTTTCCCAAGTTGTACACTTAGTTGCATCAACATTCGGCCATCATTTGTTTCTTTAAGTACTTGCATCAGTAATGTTACGCATCTTGACATATGAAAAGCAAAGCTGCCTGGTCTGTCTACTTCCCGATTTGGTATATGCCAAACACCCTGAAAAGATAAGTGAGCATTATCTAATTTAGAATGAGATAAGAAATTGAAGTACTTATACATGGTCTATTATTAGGTAGGCTTGTACTCAACAAAACCAAAAAACATGAAAATACATACTAAATACATTGCTGTAATTTCTCTTTGTTTGGTGATCTGTAGTATCAGGTAAAAATTAAGCATTTTATTCAgagaaaattatatattatgaTTTATATAAAACTTTTTACACATTGTTATTAACCCCTTAATTATGAAATGTATCATATGGTATTTATTCTACTTTTCTTAcataattatttgaataacaCACCAAATAAAGATAATTTGATGCATATAGTTATATAAacctaataataaatatataagtatAATAAACAATTTTACATTAGAAAACTGTTATTAGCATCAAAATGAACTTAACAGGTTAGAAAATATGAAGAAAGTattctttaaatataataaCTTAAATAACATATTAAAGTGATTCTTATATGAATTATTTCATACAGTTTATATTTCATCATAAAAGAGATTACTATTAAAACTTTTAAAAGGTCTGTTAATACTTGGCCAAAAGTCATAATAGATACAGATGCTGGAGCAGATGATGCCGTAGCTATACTTCTAACTTTAAAATCAGAATCCAGAGGATTCAAGGTTATTGCAATTACTTGTTCGTATGGAAATACATATTTGGATAATGTAGTAGAAAATGTActtaaaattttgacagttgctAACAGAAGTGATGTAAgtacatttaatttttcatactaTACTGCTAATACTTCttaatattgtttcttttccaAATTATATAGATATCTGTATATAAAGGAGCACAAAAAGCATTATTAAATGAGTACAAGCCTAGCAATTTCTTTGGTTTTGATGGTTTAGGAGATTTTAACTTTACTGAAAAAATCATTGCTAAACTGGACAAAAGTAAACATGCAGCTGTAGCACTAGTGGACTTGGTAAATCAGTATCCAGGTTGAGAattgattaaattatttaataaaaagaaaatacattttatattgTGCATTTATTATGAAATTGTGTATTTAAATGTGTCCTTTATAATTTACAGGTGAAATAACTCTATTAAGCCTTGGTCCATCAACAAATGTTGCTACAGCAATTACTTTGGACCCTTTGTTTTTGAAGCACTTAAAGGGTCATGTTATACTAGGTTCCAGTGTCTCTAATATAGGCAATGTCTTACCCAATGTTGAATTCAATTTTCATCAAGATCCAGAAAGTAATTACATTATACTAAATCATACTACAACAAGTATTCTACTTCCATGGGAAACAGTTACAAATAGCTACATATCTGTGGTAATTATTAAGAGAAATAATTCAAATAGTATTTACCTGTTACTGCAAGTTGAagtttatatattgtataaacaTGTGAATGATATTTAAATAGGATTGGCGCAAAGAAACATtgggaaagaaaaattctactattatgaattttttaaataaagcaGAACAAAAAAGTCTACCACACTCTACTTCATGGTTTTCTGCAGATGCAATGGCAGCTGCAATTATGATATGGCCAGAGTTTATAAAGACATTCACAATAACAAATGTAATTCCTGTAGTTGATGGAATGGCAAGAGGCTCTGTACTTGTGGATTATACTAATTTAACTGACAGACCAAAGaacgtaaaaattgtacaaatatttaacaCAACTGCTTACAAAGAAATGCTATTAAAAGCATTTTCTTAAACTTATCAAGTTTTAACAAACTAATGTatctgtataaatatttaaaaacacaaATATAATGTACTTACACTGAAAAAGTTAGTACTCTTCCTATCAGCAAATAATCCTTGAAAATTCTCACCCCGATAAAACTGACAATTGTAGCTGTCCAGCAAAAGATTCCTACATTTGGTTATATCTTTGGCAGTCTTATTATTGAAGAAGAAGTGTGATAATCTATAGAATGACTTGTAGTGTTCAGAAA
The Ptiloglossa arizonensis isolate GNS036 chromosome 12, iyPtiAriz1_principal, whole genome shotgun sequence DNA segment above includes these coding regions:
- the LOC143153381 gene encoding uncharacterized protein LOC143153381 isoform X1, with product MKIHTKYIAVISLCLVICSISLYFIIKEITIKTFKRSVNTWPKVIIDTDAGADDAVAILLTLKSESRGFKVIAITCSYGNTYLDNVVENVLKILTVANRSDISVYKGAQKALLNEYKPSNFFGFDGLGDFNFTEKIIAKLDKSKHAAVALVDLVNQYPGEITLLSLGPSTNVATAITLDPLFLKHLKGHVILGSSVSNIGNVLPNVEFNFHQDPESNYIILNHTTTSILLPWETVTNSYISVDWRKETLGKKNSTIMNFLNKAEQKSLPHSTSWFSADAMAAAIMIWPEFIKTFTITNVIPVVDGMARGSVLVDYTNLTDRPKNVKIVQIFNTTAYKEMLLKAFS
- the LOC143153046 gene encoding uncharacterized protein LOC143153046, encoding MYIFSFIALSNYYKTMRRVAYKVLLLGISLVLFVPRGEGCVTQQEDNSDLIIEPVVGRFEHSEGPHWDHCTQKLYFVDIEAQKICRFDIVTKDLSCIYIANGPVGVAIPVEGEPNKFVAGCNTDFILVTWESDKNVSKSYPQTLTTVDTDRSGTRWNDGKVDSSGRFWGGTIGPEVNEVVVPNQASFYRIASDLQPKKEISPVTNSNGLAWNLQDDTLYYIDTPTLKVAAYDFEPINGTISNKSIAFDLQKNNVSGLPDGMTIDTDGNLWIALYNGGGVINVNPHTGDILHFVELPVKKVTSCTFGGPLLDTLYVTTSSRNLTAEEQVKEPYAGYVFAVHNLGVHGFPANSYDLSNNLKMSQFIINVNPHTDDTLCFVKLFVTKVTNCEFEDPFLDTLYVIISSLCNSIYSVFHQSNPNFLSIQKFFENVDSCNILPKILVTNISSSSRRKYRKNRNDRYDEHPVLETKVEQWLYTGKSCFLNNYRVKSHLKRDILYIELFYLTALSLIIIYMYMRICEDNISDTETKFYLKNDKKMSDVTVEPIVGPYILGEGPHWDYVSKKLYFVDIIGQKIIRYDPLTKILTSAFLEDRTVGFAIPVDGVCDKLIAGTNTDLVLITWDGEKDLAKCVTQTLATADSKSTETRWNDAKVDCSGRLWAGTMSLEKDDGTFVPNKGSLYCMGNDLVLKKQVTPVTISNGLAWSHNEDTLYYIDSMSYQVVAYDYNSQTGAICNKRTIFDIRKNNIPGVPDGMTIDTSGNLWVALYGGGGILQIKPETGELLRYIKINHVKNVTSVAFGDAELDTLYVTTSRFRSSEDELKEQPHAGYLFSIKGLGVRGLPANSFKLPNKLT
- the LOC143153381 gene encoding uncharacterized protein LOC143153381 isoform X2; this encodes MKIHTKYIAVISLCLVICSIRSVNTWPKVIIDTDAGADDAVAILLTLKSESRGFKVIAITCSYGNTYLDNVVENVLKILTVANRSDISVYKGAQKALLNEYKPSNFFGFDGLGDFNFTEKIIAKLDKSKHAAVALVDLVNQYPGEITLLSLGPSTNVATAITLDPLFLKHLKGHVILGSSVSNIGNVLPNVEFNFHQDPESNYIILNHTTTSILLPWETVTNSYISVDWRKETLGKKNSTIMNFLNKAEQKSLPHSTSWFSADAMAAAIMIWPEFIKTFTITNVIPVVDGMARGSVLVDYTNLTDRPKNVKIVQIFNTTAYKEMLLKAFS